From the genome of Nocardia sp. NBC_01503, one region includes:
- a CDS encoding AzlD domain-containing protein: MTSTLIAGVCALAVGTFAFRFAGPALRSRVKISPRTVKLLEIASVVLLAALAVTTLMPSRSGEFGLALPAGVLVAAVLAWRRAPLLVVILTAAVLTAGLRMLGVH, from the coding sequence ATGACGAGCACACTTATCGCCGGAGTCTGCGCACTTGCCGTGGGCACCTTCGCATTCCGCTTCGCGGGCCCCGCGCTACGCAGCCGGGTGAAGATCTCGCCGCGCACGGTCAAACTGCTGGAGATCGCCTCCGTCGTCCTGCTGGCGGCGCTGGCGGTCACCACACTGATGCCCTCGCGCAGTGGCGAATTCGGCCTCGCGCTGCCTGCGGGGGTACTCGTCGCCGCCGTATTGGCTTGGCGACGGGCACCGCTACTGGTCGTGATCCTGACCGCTGCCGTGCTCACCGCGGGCCTGCGCATGCTCGGTGTGCACTGA
- a CDS encoding dienelactone hydrolase family protein: MSDTGIVTEWIDIEVGGAVMSAYLARPEAPGDYPGVIVGHEIYGQHESVLAAAERLAALGVTVLVPDLFHRAEPRARLDWTAEGRERGLDLLRTLNRADVIADISACIDELNSRNATTVGMVGFSAGGHVAYYAATQLPLTVVAAFYPGWLTNTEIPLSTPEPTIESTSGITGRVILFFGGLDPLIDAEARAELEKALSDNNIDHELVVYEDAPHGFVYPGRDWYRPEDAEDAWSRLVNLLRG, encoded by the coding sequence ATGAGCGATACGGGCATCGTGACGGAGTGGATCGATATCGAGGTCGGCGGCGCGGTGATGAGCGCCTACCTGGCACGTCCGGAGGCGCCCGGCGACTATCCGGGAGTCATTGTCGGCCATGAGATCTACGGCCAGCACGAATCGGTGCTCGCCGCCGCCGAGCGGCTCGCGGCCCTGGGCGTCACCGTCCTGGTCCCGGACCTGTTCCACCGCGCCGAACCGCGCGCCCGCCTCGACTGGACCGCCGAGGGCCGCGAACGCGGACTGGACCTGCTGCGCACCCTGAATCGTGCCGATGTCATCGCCGATATCTCCGCCTGCATCGACGAACTGAACAGCCGCAATGCCACCACCGTAGGCATGGTCGGCTTCAGCGCGGGCGGCCACGTCGCCTACTACGCCGCCACCCAACTCCCGCTGACCGTGGTCGCCGCCTTCTACCCCGGCTGGCTCACCAACACCGAAATCCCGCTCTCCACCCCGGAACCCACCATCGAATCCACCTCGGGAATCACCGGCCGGGTCATCCTCTTCTTCGGCGGCCTGGACCCCCTCATCGACGCCGAGGCCCGCGCCGAACTCGAAAAAGCCCTCTCCGACAACAACATCGACCACGAACTCGTCGTCTACGAGGACGCTCCACACGGTTTCGTCTACCCCGGCCGTGATTGGTACCGCCCCGAGGATGCCGAAGACGCCTGGTCGCGTCTGGTGAACCTACTGCGCGGCTGA
- a CDS encoding acyl-CoA thioesterase, whose amino-acid sequence MEEVLPASPKRFHTRVEVRWSDMDAFQHINHARMVTLLEEARIPWLFTDDRPTVRLRSGCVLADLRVQYKGQLRHEDSPLDVSMWIDRLRAVDFTVGYEVRAGGADPDSPAAVIASTQLAAFDIDTQRLRRLDAAERDYLSLWLDD is encoded by the coding sequence ATCGAGGAGGTTCTCCCCGCATCGCCCAAGCGCTTTCACACCAGGGTCGAGGTGCGCTGGTCCGATATGGACGCCTTCCAGCACATCAACCATGCCCGAATGGTGACCCTGCTGGAGGAGGCGCGCATTCCGTGGCTCTTCACCGATGACCGGCCCACCGTGCGGCTGCGCTCCGGCTGCGTGCTGGCGGACCTGCGCGTGCAGTACAAGGGTCAGCTGCGGCACGAGGATTCACCGCTGGATGTCTCCATGTGGATCGACCGGCTGCGCGCCGTCGACTTCACCGTCGGCTATGAGGTGCGCGCCGGTGGCGCGGATCCCGACTCCCCGGCCGCGGTGATCGCCTCCACCCAGCTCGCCGCCTTCGATATCGATACCCAGCGACTACGCCGCCTCGACGCCGCGGAACGGGACTACCTGTCGTTGTGGCTGGACGACTGA